In Sphingomonas crocodyli, the genomic window GGAGGATAGCCTCCAACTCGGCGCGGCTGTTCGCGATCTTTTCGAACTGGCCGTTGGGTTCGATCCCGTAGAAGGCGAGGCCCTCCCCTTCGGTGCCGACGTCGATATCGACCGGCACGCGCACCACGAGCTTGCCGCCGGTCTGCGCGAGTTCGAACTTCGATCCGGGCGCGAAGATGTGCGGGCTGCCCGCGACGCGGATCGGCCGCAGCGCGTCGAGCGGTTCGCAAATGCCTTGGCTGCCGACCAGCACATTGTCATAGCTGACGTTGACGCCCTTCAGTCCGGCATCGCCCAGCGCCTTTTCGACCGCGGTCTTCGCACCGGCCGTATCGAGCGCCACGCCCTTGAGCGTGACCGACACCTGTCCGCCGCGATCGCTGACGTCCGAAATGTCGATCCACGAGCAGGCGATGTTGGGCAAAGCCGATTCGACCGCGGCGCGCGCCTGTTCGTCGGGCTTGCCGTTCTGTGCCTCGACCGTGGCGGGCGTGCCGCCCTTGCCGCCGATCACATAATAGCCGCCGATCGCCGCGAGCAGCAGCGCGCCCGCCGCCGAGGCCGCGATGATCGCCTTGTTCGGCCCGCCGCTCTTGCCGCCGGCACCACCCTTGCCCTCGAGCGAGATGTCGGTGAGCTGGACCTGCTGGAAAGGCTGGGCGGTGGTGAAGGTCGCCATCGGCGTGGCCGTGTCGCTGGCGCGGCGCTGCTGCCGCGCGCCGTCGATGACCGAGAGGACCGCGTCCATCGAGCGCAGGCGCTGCGCCGGATCGGCGACGAGCATCGGTTCGAGCATCGGCACCAGTTCGGGCGCCACGTCGCTGAGATCGACCCCGGCACGCCGCTTGTCGACCGCGTCGACGAAGGTCGCGCCCATATCGAGTTCGCGCCCGCGCGCGACCGCGAGGAGGACGAGGCCGAGGCTGTAGATATCGCTCCACGGCCCGACTTCGCGGCCGAAATCGCCCAGCTGTTCGGGCGCGACATAGTTGAGCTTGCCGGCGAAACCGTCGCCCACGATCGTCTTGCTGTCGGGCGCCAGATCCTTGGCGATGCCGAAGTCGATGATCTTCGCGGCCTTCAACTGCCCGCCTTCGAGCAGGACGTTGTCGGGCGAGATGTCGCGGTGGATCGCGCCCAGGCTGTGCGCGACGCGCAGACCATCCGCCAGACGCCGCGCGAGCGCGCGCACGTCGGCCGGGGACGGCTTCAACGTGGTCAGCACGTCGGCCAGGTTGGTGCCATCGACGAATTCGGTGACGATGTAGAGGACGCCCAGCGTCGGTTCCTGCGCCAGCACGCGATACTGGACGAGCGCAGGGTGGCTGAGCCGCGTCAGCGTGCGCGCTTCCTTGCGAAACATCGCCTGGACATTTTCATCCGCCGCGAGCGCGGGGAGCATGACCTTGATCGCGACGCGCTCGTCCGACTGATCGTTGATGCCTTCGAACACCTCGCCCATGCCGCCGCGCGCGATAAAGCGCGTGACGCGGAAGATGTGGTTCAGCACATCGCCGATCTGGATATGGCCGGGCGCGCGCGCGGGTTGCGCCGGGGCGGGGCCGCCGGCGTTGAAGACGGTGCGTTCGTTTTCGGGGTCGCTCATCGCGACGCCTCCCCACCCAGCGCGAGTTCATCGGCGGTGACGCCGACGACGCAGACGGTGACATTGTCGGGCGCGCCGCGATCGAGCGTCATCGAGACGAGCTGATCGGCGATGCGGCTGGAGCCGCCGCCGCGCATCACATCTTCGATCTCATGATCGTCGACCACGCCGGTCAGGCCGTCGCTGCACAGCAGGAAGATGTCGCCGGGCACGACTTCATCGACGAAGGCGTCGATCTCCATCCCGCCATCGACGCCGATCGCGCGCGCAAGGACATGGCGCATCGGATGGACGGCCGCTTCCTCCGGCTTGATGAGCCCGCGGTCGAGCATCATCTGGACCTGGGTATGATCGACGGTCAGCTGCACCAATTGCCCTTCACGCAGCAGATAGGCGCGGCTGTCCCCCGCCCAGAAAATACCGAATCGATCGCCGAGCATCGCAAGCGCGACGACCGTCGTGCCCATTTGCGATCCGCGTTTTTGCGATTCGGCAAAAATCTTTGCATTCGCGCCATAAATGGCGTCGGAAACCGACTCGATCAACGTATCAAAAGCCGCCGCCGGCACCGCTTCGAGCGCGGCGATCGTCGTCGCGGAGGCCCAGTCCCCGCTTTCGTGCCCGCCCATGCCATCGGCAACCGCCCACAGGCCGATGTCGCCGCGCGCGCAATAGCTGTCTTCGTTGTGCGCGCGGACGCGGCCGGTGTCGGTGCGGGCACCGGTATCGATACGAAACGCGCCCATCAGTTGGCCCCACCCGGCAAGATCATCATACGCCACAGCCCCTCGGGATGCTCACCCGACAGGGTGGCCTCAGGAAACTCGTCATTGCCAAGCGTCCACCATCGGTCTTGGCACGAAGCGCCGCCGCCGCCAACTGCGGCCGCCGCAAGCGCATCGTAAAGCTGATCGACCTGCCAGCCCTGATCGAAGCCGTCATAGAGCCGGTCTTCGCACAGCGCGGCGGCATCATCGCCGACGTCGCCATAGAGCGCCGCGACGATCGGGAAGCGGCGGCCCGCGCCATCGACCGACGGCGCGAGCGCGCCCGCCATGCGGATATCGTCATGCGTCAGCAGGAAGCGCCAGACGGGCGCGCGATCATAGGCATCTTCGAACGCCGCATCGCCCAGGGTGCGCCGCGCGTCCGACAACTGGCCCGACAGCCATCCGTCCCACCAGTCGCGGGCCGCGGCATCGAGCCCGCGCACCACGAAGTCGCGATGGGTGGGCAGCTTTCCGAAGACGAAGGCGTTCACGTGTCGCTCCCGCTCTCCTGGCTGACGGCGGCCACCGGCGTCGCCGCCGCGACCAACGACCGCGCGTTGAGGATGATCAGCACCGCGCCGATGATCGTGACGACCGCGATCGCGCCCAGCGCCGCGATCAACTGGGTCCGCCGCTTCGCGCGCGCCGCCGGATTGCTCTGCACCAGCCCGGCCTCGGGGAACATCACATCGCCCAGCAGACGGTTGAGGAAATAGGCGCGGCCCGCGCCGGCCACCTTCTGACGCGGCTGATCATAGACATCGGCCATGCCCGACATCATGCGATCGAGGGGCGTCCCCTCCTGCATGCCGCTGGTCAGGTAGAAGCCGCGCAGTACGCCCACCGGCTCGTCGCCCGCAAAGGCGCGTTCGAGGAAGCGGACGAGGCGCGAGCGCAGCGCGCCGATCTGGCTGGGGAAGCCGAGGATCAGCGCGCGCCGCTGCGCATCCGCCTCCGCCGACAGACGCCGCGCCTGCCGCGCCGAGATGGCGCGCGCCAGTTCGTCGAACGCATCGACCAGCCGCTGCGACGCGGTCGGCCCGTCGGCATAAGGAAGCGTGTGGCCCAGCACCGCGCGCCGCCCCTCGACATCCAGATCGTCATGATATTCGACAAAGCCGGCGATCAGATCGGACTTGGTGAGCAGGACGTAGATCGGAATGCCGACGCCCAACCCCTTCTTCACTTCGGCCAGGCGGCGGCGGACGGCATCGGCATGGCCGTCGATCGTCGCGCGATCGCCGCGCATCAGTTCGTCGACGCCGATCGCAACGATGACGCCGTTGATCGGCTGCTTCGGGCGATTGGCTTTGAGCAGCCCCAGAAACTCCGACCAGCCACGCGCATCGACCGCCGCGTCCGAATCCTGGCTGGTGTAGCGGCCGGCCGTATCGACCAGCACCGCCTGCTCCGAAAACAGGAAGTCGAGATTGCGGGTACCGCCGACGCCCTTGAACTGATCGGTCGAAACCGGGAAGCGCAGCCCCGAATTGACGAGCGCGGTCGTCTTGCCCGCGCCCGGCGGGCCGATGATCACATACCAGGGCCGGCTGTAGAGATAGTCGCGCTGCCCGCCGGCATTCTCCCGCAGGCTCTTGAGCGCGTCGGTCATCCGGCCGGCGAGGATCTTGCCCTCCTCATCCGCGCCATCGCCCGCGAGCGAGGCGGCGATCGCATCGGAGGCGGCGCGCGCATTCATCACCCGCGCGAGCGACACCGCGCCCCAGACGGCGAGGACCGCGACGACGATCGCGCCGCGAATCCACAAGGCGCCGAGCGCGGGCACCACGATCGGCGCGCCAATCGCGAGGACGACGATCGCGAGGAGCGCGATCAGCGCGGAGACGACCCACCAATTTGCGAAGATGCGCCCCATGATCACATCCTCCCGACGACGACATAGAGCGCAATCAGCAGCACCGCCGCGCCCAGCGCCGCGAGCGCGATATAGAGGCCGAAGCCGACCTTGGTCATCGGCGCCTTCTGCCCACGCCACTGGCGGACAAGCTGCCCCGCGCGCGGCGCTTCGAGCCCGGCGACGAGGCCCTCCATATAGCCGCGGATCGCGCCGGCTCCATCCTCGTCCCGGTGGAAGCGACCTTCGTAACCGGCGGCGATGCAGGCGTGGTGCAGTTCGATCAGGTCGCGGCCATTATCGGGGCGGGCGAGCAGATTGTCGCACGACTTCCAGAAGCGATCTTCCTCGACATCGTCCTTGACGAAAGTGGCGACCATCGACCGCTTCTTCCATTCGTCGGCATCGGCGCCGATGCCCGGCAGATTGCCGACCACATCGTCGACCGTCGCGCACAAGGCGTAACGGGCGGCGGCGCATTGCTGTTCGGGATAATAGTCCGCCGCGATCCGATCGAAATCGCCGATCGCGGTGGCGGCGCGGCGATTGAGTTCGGGCAAGGCGACGCGCGCCCGGCCCGTCCGCACGCTGGCGATCAGCGCGAGCAGCGGGGCGGCGGCGCCCATCATCGTGTTGCGCAGAACCGGCGCGGTGGCGGGTTCGGGTACGTCGTCATGCGCAAGGCCGGGCGCACCCGCAGGCGGCGGCGCAGTGGGCGTGATCGGCGTCGCGGGCTTGAACTGAGTCGCGCCAGTCTTCAGCCCCTGTAGCGGCGACGGACGAAATACCGTCCGGTTCGGTGCCGGCTGTTCGCCGTTCGCGCTCATGATCGGATACCCCTATCCAGCCTAAAGCATTGCCGCGTCACGCGATCACTCCCCCACGATGACGCAGCTTATTCTCTTTAAAGCACAGCTTTTCGTTCGTCGGAAGGCACGTTATCGTAAGAACGAGGGCAGCAAATGCTTCGTGTTTAGTAGCGGGAGTAAGCATGATGGGTGACGAATCGAGCTGGTCGTCTGACTTCGATCTGTCTTTCGATCCCAAGACCTGGGATGTCGGCCCCGCCGCCGGCCCTGCCCCCGCCATCATCGAACGCGGCCATGTATCGCGCTTCGCGATGTCGCTGGGCGGATCGGGCCTGATCCTCGCGCTGGGGGCCGCCGCCGCTTTGCTCGCACGCTAAACCGATTGCGCTGAGGGCGGCTTCGCGCCGAAGCGCCACACCGCCAGCGGCAGGATGAAGGCGAGCAGCACGAAGCTCGTCCCCAGGCTCATATTGAGCCCCTCGGTCGATCCGCCCCACCACGGCATGCCCGTCAGTTCGAAATCGAAGATCGACCCGAACGATCCGACCGCCGGATTGGGATCGAGGCCGAGGACCAGTTGCTCGCTCCAGTTCCACGCGAAATGCGCCGCGCAGGAGGCGAGGAGACCGCGGGAGCGCAGGGTGAGCAGCCCGAAGAAGACGCCCGCCAGGAAGATGTTGAACAAAGTCAGAGGCGGGCGCGGGCCGCTCGCCAGATGGACAACCGCGAAGCCCAAAGCGGTCAGCATCACCGCGGCCGCCCCGCCCCACACCTTTTCGATCACCGGCTGCATCCAGCCGCGGAAATAGATTTCCTCGGTGGTCGTCTGGAACAGGATCAGGAAGGTGCCGCCCCACCACCACAGGTTGATCCCGCCGCCGGACCCGCCACCGCTCAACCCGCCGCACAGCCAGGCATAGCCCATGCCGATCGCGACGCCGCCGACGCCCATCGCGAACGAAGGGCCGACCCAGCGCGCCGGATGCGCGCCGACCTGCGGCCGCACGCGCGAAAAGGCGCAGCCGACCAGAGCAAGCAGGGCCAGCGGCACGAAGATCGCGAGGGTGAAAAGCGTATCGGCGAGCGGCGGGTTCGCATCGATTTCGGGATGGCCATCGAGGAAGGCGCCCGCCCCTTCGATACAGCCCATCACGATCAACGTCGCGACGGCCACGAGAATCAGAAATTTGAGGATGGTCTTGCGACCCCTATGCCGGTCGTCGCCCGCGATCGTCGCCATGTCCACCCCCACGCCCGGCGATTCTCGCCGGTGTCGCTACCCACAGGCGGGCTTATCCCCCATCCTCAAAGCCCGCGCTGTGCATCAAGTCACAAGCCGTGCCGCCTGACAAGGCGACACGGCTGCGTGGTAACGGAGCAGAAACGATTTATTTGGCGGCGACCGTATGCGGCTTGTCGAGCATCGTCTTGCTCGCGTCGCCGACCACGAAATAGGCGCCCCAGAAATAAGGATGCGAATAAGCCGGCTGATGCATCAGCCCGCGCTGCGCATCGTGGAGCGCGTCGGCAATCTCTTCGGTCCGGCCGCGCGTGTAGAAGGTCTTGAACAGCTCGTCCGATTCGCCAGCCACCGACACCGGCCAATAGGTCGCCAGCACGGCGCGCGCATTGGCGGTGAGGAAGGCGCGGACGAGGCCGTCGAGCGATCGGCCGCTATCTTCCTGCCCGCTGCGACGCGCCGACGCGCGGCTGGCCGACGCCGCCGTATCGCAGGCCGACAGCACGACCAGATTGGCGTTGAGGCGCAGGCCCGCCACTTCGTTGAAACTCAGGAAGCCATCCGAATGCGGCGGCCCCAGCGTCGTGAGCAGCGACGGCGGCACGGTGGCGCAGCCCAGCTTGATTTCGGGCAGGCCGTGGGTCGCGAAATGGACGACCTGATAGCTGCTCAGATCGTCGCGGTTGAGCACGGCGGTGTCGGTGAACGCCTCCCCCGTGATCCGCGGCGCATTCGGCACGCCGAGCGAGCTGGCCGCGATATCGAGCTTGCGCGCGTCGATCGGCTCGTTCGCCTCCGAAATGCGCGCGAGTTCGGCGCGCGATACGGGGCAGCCGAGACCGATCTGCTCTGTCCGGTTCGCATCGACCGCGTCGATCGGCAGGCCGTGATTGCCGAAGCCGATGAACGGATTGCTCGCGGTCGATTCGGGCAGGCCGCGCGTATCGACGAACGAACGCGGCGACAGCGCGATCGACAGGCTTGCCTCGTTCGCGAGGAAGTTGACCTGGCTATAATCGTTGAGCACCGCGCGGCGGCGGATCGGATCGGTGATCCCCTTCGCCTGCAGACGCGGTCCGTTGATATAGGCGGTGACGCTGGCCTTATCGATCACCAGCACCGACGCTGGCAGGTTCGCGAGCGGACCCGAAGGATCGACGACGATCGCCTTGGCGGTGGCCAGCTGGCGTTCGGCCGGGCCGGCGATCAGGCTGAACAGCGCATAGGACTCCGGCACCTTGAACGGCGCGCGCGATCCATCAGGCAGGCGCACCGAAGTGCGCACGATCTGCGCGAGCTTGCGCAGGTTCGCCGAGCTTTCTCCCGCCGCGTAGATCGTCGCCCCGGTCTTCGCGATGACGATGCCGTAGGTGCGTGCGCGGATCTCCGACAGCTTGAAATAGAGTTCGTCGGCGGCGAGCTTCGCCTGCACCTCCGCGATCGTGACCGGACGATCATCGATCGCCTGCGCGCGACGGTTGCTCTGCAACTTGTCCTCGAGCGCGATCAGTTCGCCTTCCTTGGCCTTGCGCGTCTCATCGAGCGCGGCGCGCGCGGCGGGGTCAGCATTGGCGTCGGCGATCTGGTAGCGCAGGCCCGCAATGTCGCGGTTGAGTTCGGCACGCTGGCGCAGCAGCATCGCGGTGCCGCTGTCGGCGGAGACGACCTGCTGCAGCTGCGACAGCTGGCGCGCGATACCGGGTTCGCCGACCGCCTGGATCGCCTGGAAGAAGCTGTCGGTGGCGGCGGTGGCCTCCGCCCCCTCGCCCTTTGAGGTCTTGATCAGCAGGTCGAGATAATCTTCGAGCCGCGACGGCGCCGATGCGCCACCACGGCCGGAGGCGAGCAGGGTTTCGATCGCCTGGCTATAATCGGCCAGCACCGCCGACGCCGGATCGCCCGCCTGTTCGCGTAAAGATGCGCGTTCGATCTGGGTTTCGGGGATGACCGGGCCCATGCCCTGCCCCGCCGCCGCGATGAGTCGCGCGCGTGTCGCCCCGTCGAGCGGGATCGCGCAGGCGGCCTCGCTGTTCGGATGGCCGGCGCGCAGGGCCGCAAGCGCGCAATCGAACTTGCCGACCGCCTTGGCATAGCCCTGACGCCGGACATCGCCGGTCATGGCTTCGGCGGCGCGCGCATCGATGCGGCCCGACTGGCGCTCGATCTGCGCGGTGAGCCACAGCAAGGCCGCCGGGCTGACCTGCGGATCGCCGAGCAGGCCGCCGACGCGGATCGCCGAATCCTGCAGCGCATCCTTACCCTTGTCGAGCGCGCCGGGCGCGTTCTGCGACAGCAACGCCACGCTCATCGCCCAACCGCGCTGCGCATCGAGCACGACCTGCGAAAGCTGCGCCGACGACCGGCTCGACACCGCCGACGACACGTCGTTCGCCTTGGGACGGTTCAGCTCCGCGATCAGCGCGGGGTTTTCGAGCGGGAAGCTCGCCTGCGCGGTGTTGAGCGCGGCGAGCGCGCGGCCCCAGTTGCGCCGGTTGAGCGCATCGAGCGCGCGATAGGTGGAACGCTTGCGCTGGAGGAAGGCGGTCTGGTCGCTTTCAGGGATCGTCGCGAGCAGGGTTTCCGCCTGCGCGAAATGATCGCTCGCGGCCTCGCCGAACTGGATGTTCGAATCGGCCAATGCGGCTTCGAGCAGCAACTCGACCTTCACGCTCGCCGCCGTGCCGTCCGACAGGCGGCTGAGCGCGTCGTTCAGCACGCGCGACGCCTCCGCATACAGACCCTGGCGGTTGAGCGAGATGCCGTCGCGCAGCGGGATGCCCGGATCGAATGTCGCATCGCCCGCCGCGGTCGCCACCGCCGGCGCATCGGCCAGCGACGCGACGTTGATGCCAGACGGGGCCATCGCGACATCGGCCGCAGGCAACTTGCCCGTCGCCAGCGCCGCCAGCGCACGCGCCATCGGATCGATCACCGCGGACACCGCCGCACCGCGATAGGAGGTGCCGCTGCGCGTGAAGCTGACCACCACGGCGCGCGCCGCGAGCGCCTGATCGTTGCAGCGCCGCGCCTCGACCGGGCCGATCCCGGCGACATCGACCATCGACGGCGCGCCGCAATCCTCCACCTTCTCCGCCTTGCGCGCCTTGGCCGGCACGATCGAGATCGACGCCATAGCGCGGCTGGCCGACACGCCTTCGCAGGCGATGGCATAGGCGCTGTCGAACTGGCTGGTCAGTTGCGGATCGTTCCAGCTGCGGCTGGCGGTGCAGCGATTGGCATTGCTGTCACGCCCCACCGCGAAACGATCGGGCAGGGTCGGTTGCGTGACGGCGCAGCCGCCCAGCAGACCAGCGACGATCAGCAGCGAGCCGGCGGCCCGGATCAACGATGCGGCCTTCACTGGTCGGCTCCTTCCTTGGCGCACTCATCCCCGTCGCAATCGCCCTCCTCGGTGCCCGGCACGAAATCGATCGTGCCGAGATCGGAGAAGAGCGCCTCGTTATTCGCGCCGACCACCGGATCGAAGGCGAGCGCGAGATCGTCGGCGGAGCGGAACAGGTTGATCGTGTTGGGATCGAACACGCCCACTGTCGGCGGGGTGATCGAGGTAATGAGGCATCCGCCACCGCCCGACCCGACCAGACAGCCGTTGAGGCGGGTATTGCCGCGGTTGAGATCATCGACGACGATCACGTCGGGGCCGAGCAGAGCGGCCGCGCTGGCGCTCCGCCCGTTGATCGTGCCGAACATCGCAAAGGCGTTGGCCGCGCCCGACCCGCTCGACGTCAGCCGCAGCGCGACGCCCGATTCCTTGTTCAGCACCACGCCCGCCGTGTCGCTCGACAGGCCGGTATTCTGGAACAGGGCATAATCGGTGAAGCTGATCGACATGCTGGATGCCTTGACCAGATCCTGCAGCGTATAGGCCTGCCCGCCGCCGTTGATCGGGGAGAACAGCGCCGAACTCGGCTGCGCGACGAAGCGGTTGACGACTTCGCCGACCGCCAGATCGTCGATCACGCTGATGAAGCCCGCATCCTGGCCCACCGCGACGCGGATCGCGCGCAGATCCAGATCGGCATCGCCCATGTAGAGCCGCCCGCCACCGCCCGACGTTGCCGCCACGCGGATGAAGCTGGCCTTGTCCGCGGTCGTCGTCGCCTGGCCGGTGACAGCCGGGATCAGGCTGGAATTGCCGCCCAGCCGGATCGTGCGGTTGGCGCCGCTGGTCTGGAAGGTGCCGGTGACGTCGATCTGGCCGGTGGTCAGCACCTCGAACGTCTTGCTGCCTGCGGTGTTGGCGAGTGCGAAGGCCCCGATCTTCACGCCGCGCGTCGCGCCGTCGATCGTCAGGTTGGTCGACGCGATCCGATTGACCTCGGCGGTCGACAGATCGAAGCCGGCGCTTCCCTCGGTGCTTTCGCCCAGACGCATCAGGCCGGGATTGCGGCTGGTGACCGTCACGCCGAAGGCACGCACCGCCCCCTGAATATTCGCATCGCGCGCCGTGAGCCGCAGCAGGTTCGCCGTCGCCGGCGTCGCGCCGCCCGCAAACACCGTCCCCGCCGACGCGAGATTGGCGACGCCCGCGACATCGAAGGTCGTGGTCGTACCACCACCGCCCTGCCCGAAGCTGAGATCGCCGGCGCGCGTCGTGACGGTGAGCGCGCCCGAGGCCACCGCATTGCCGATCGTCGCGCTGTTGGCAGCAAGCGCCGCATCGCCATTGGTGACGGTCAGGCTGGTCAGCCCGATCGTGCCCGCCGTCGTGTTCAGCCCGAAGGATTCGGTGCTAGTCAGCGACTGGATGCTGACATTGCCCGTGGTCGTCACCGGGGTCGAATAGGTCGTGAAGCCGATATTGACCTGCCGCACCCCGCGCGCCGCGACGGTGCCCAGCGTCAGCGCAGCACCTGCCGTACGCAGACCGATCACGCTCTGCCGATTGGTACCACCCGATATCGTGCTGCTCGCATCGAACAGGATCGATCCGGCCGCATCCAAGTTCAGCGAACGGACGAAGCCGGTATCGGCCACCCCGCCGCTGTTCGAAAGAAGCGTGAGGCCAGCGCCACCGACAATATCGCCGCCAGTGGCGGTAAGCGCGATCCTGCCGCCCGCTGCCTGCGTTTCAGCATCGGCATCGACGCCCAGCGCCAGCGTGGAGCCGGTCAGGCTATAATCGCCGCCGACCGTGACCGCGCCTGGCATGGTGATCGCACCCGCCGTGATCGTGAGATTGCCCGTCGCCGCAGCCGAGCCGAGCGTGACGGCGTTACCGCCCGCCGCGATCGTCGCATTGCCCCCCGTCGCGGTCAGGCTGTCGAGCGCCAAAGCGGTCGTGGTCGCCAGATCGACCGAGCCGGCCGTGATCGTGGCCGCGCCCGCGCCGTGCGTCACGGTGCCCAGCGAAGCCGCCCCGCCCGCATTGACCGCCAGCGCGCCGCCAGCGGCGATGCCCGTCCGCCCGCTGACCCCGCCAAGCGTGGTTCCGGCCGCCAGCGTCACCGCCCCGCCCGCATTCACCTGATCCACTGCCAGCGCGCTCGAAGCACTTAGCGTCGCGTCGCCACCCGTCGTCACGGTCCCGATGCCGATCACGCCATTGGTGGTGCGCAGCGACAGGCTCTGCGTCGTCGTGATCGCGGTCGCGCTGATCGGACCGCTGGTGACGAGCGCCGACGTCGCACCGTCGCTCGCGCCGACCGCCAGGAGGTTCTGCGCGTTGACATTGCCGAGCGACAGCGAAGATCCACCCGTCGCGAGACCGATACCGAGGATATCGGCACCGGCATTGATCGTGCTGCTCGACGCGAAGGCGATATTGCCGCCCGTCGCGCGCAGCAGCACCGCCCCACCGCCCGCATTGTCGCTGTCCGACCTGAGCGTGAGGCCCGCACCGCCATTGAGATTGCCGTTGGTTGCCGTCAGGCGAACGCGACCTGCCGCCGCCTGAGTAACATTTCGACCAGAGGCGTTCAGATTGATGCTGGCTGCGTCTGCGACATAATCGCCGCCCGCGGTGACGTTGCCATCGAGATTGAGCGCGCCGCCAGCAACGATGATCGTGTCCGCGCTGGAACTGAGCGAACCTGGCGCATTACCGATGCTGACGTTCACGAAAGGCCCGACGTCGATGTTTCCACCCGCATTGAGGTTTATCGAGCCGCGCGCATTGGCGATCGCGCCGGCGCTGATGCTCCCGCTCGCAGTCAGATTGACGGTGCCAGCCGCCGCCTGACCGGCCTGCAACGAGTTGAAGCTGATATTCCCGCCATTCGCGGTGAAATCGGCGCTGGTGCGAAGCGTTATTGCCCCAAAGGGAGAGAAGCTGATGCCGCCCGCTGTAGCCAGAAGCTTCGCGGAGCCGCCAAAGAGCGGGGTCGAGCCGATACCGAAGCTGAAGCTTGGTGCGATGATGTCGATGGCCCCGCCCGACAGCGAGTCGACATT contains:
- a CDS encoding CHAT domain-containing protein — encoded protein: MKAASLIRAAGSLLIVAGLLGGCAVTQPTLPDRFAVGRDSNANRCTASRSWNDPQLTSQFDSAYAIACEGVSASRAMASISIVPAKARKAEKVEDCGAPSMVDVAGIGPVEARRCNDQALAARAVVVSFTRSGTSYRGAAVSAVIDPMARALAALATGKLPAADVAMAPSGINVASLADAPAVATAAGDATFDPGIPLRDGISLNRQGLYAEASRVLNDALSRLSDGTAASVKVELLLEAALADSNIQFGEAASDHFAQAETLLATIPESDQTAFLQRKRSTYRALDALNRRNWGRALAALNTAQASFPLENPALIAELNRPKANDVSSAVSSRSSAQLSQVVLDAQRGWAMSVALLSQNAPGALDKGKDALQDSAIRVGGLLGDPQVSPAALLWLTAQIERQSGRIDARAAEAMTGDVRRQGYAKAVGKFDCALAALRAGHPNSEAACAIPLDGATRARLIAAAGQGMGPVIPETQIERASLREQAGDPASAVLADYSQAIETLLASGRGGASAPSRLEDYLDLLIKTSKGEGAEATAATDSFFQAIQAVGEPGIARQLSQLQQVVSADSGTAMLLRQRAELNRDIAGLRYQIADANADPAARAALDETRKAKEGELIALEDKLQSNRRAQAIDDRPVTIAEVQAKLAADELYFKLSEIRARTYGIVIAKTGATIYAAGESSANLRKLAQIVRTSVRLPDGSRAPFKVPESYALFSLIAGPAERQLATAKAIVVDPSGPLANLPASVLVIDKASVTAYINGPRLQAKGITDPIRRRAVLNDYSQVNFLANEASLSIALSPRSFVDTRGLPESTASNPFIGFGNHGLPIDAVDANRTEQIGLGCPVSRAELARISEANEPIDARKLDIAASSLGVPNAPRITGEAFTDTAVLNRDDLSSYQVVHFATHGLPEIKLGCATVPPSLLTTLGPPHSDGFLSFNEVAGLRLNANLVVLSACDTAASASRASARRSGQEDSGRSLDGLVRAFLTANARAVLATYWPVSVAGESDELFKTFYTRGRTEEIADALHDAQRGLMHQPAYSHPYFWGAYFVVGDASKTMLDKPHTVAAK